The sequence ATGCGTTCCAAACCGGACCATAGGCCCTCCTTGTGTCCATCTACGGGAATAAGGCATAGAAATACCGCCCATCCCAGAGCCCGGTTGGCGAGATGGTTCCAAATCACGGTTAGAAGCAGTGTCAGGTGGCTCAGAAGGCCCGATTCCATGTGGTTCATCATGGAAAGACTTATAAACTGCCCCTTTGCGTGTGAGGTTAAGGGATGGGTTGAATGATCTCCCTTTCTCATAGCCTACTCCTTTCAATACTTCCGGGTCCACTCTGTGCAGGCGAAGCTCCTTATCCGTTCCCCATGATACCAATTGAAATTCCCGGTGATCTAACCCATCTATGACAGTTCCACGAGGTCTCCAGAGGAAttctttgacttgccctttGTGACCTGGAAAGCTGTGGACTAGCGGGACGACATCAACATCTTCTAGTGCATCTTTGAAAGTACGACTGTAGAGATGTAGGTCGCTATTTCCACGCTGAGGCATGGCGAGAACTCCCCATCCGAACGGGGTGTGTCTGGCGCGCCAGACCGGGAAAGGGGTATGAATGACTTTCTCTGGAATATCACTTTCGACTGAGCAATCCCAGAACTTTATCGTTTTATCCAGAGAGCATGTTACCACGCCCTCCGGACGCATCCGGTTCCAATCCACCCCATAGATTTTCGTATTATGCGCCTCTATTGTACGGATTGGTAAGGCGCCTTTGCGGTCATCCCAAATATGCAAAAAACGATCATGGGAGCTGGCAATAACgtgagaatcttgtctattcCATTTCACCTGCGTAGCGCCAGCGAACCAATCCGAAAACGACACCACAGGCTTGGCCGGTATTCGTAAATCCCAACAATGTACGAAACTGTCAACTGCACACGTTGCAAGAACGTCCGGATGATGcgcagaaaaattaatatcCGTAATGGCCCTTGAATGGGCATGCAGAACGTGCTCAATTGGGTTCTCCCACGACCGCATAGCAAGATTCCACACCAGTGCTTTTTGATTGGACGTGCTCACGACCCACGAGTCACGAGCAGCAAATGGCGACCATTGGACATCGGCAACTTCCCATGGAGTTCTATGGGAAAGGTAGCGTGGGGGAGAATAAGGATTATCCAAGTCTATAACATGAAGACCCTCCTTTCTATTGACATCCTTCAGTTGAAACCATACTAGTAACCAAAGGCATTTCGAGTTGCTTACGAGGCGAGGACAACATCTCTCCCACACGGGGAGATTGACATAGATCCAACAGGTTGCTCGACATGAAAAGAGCCATCTTCCCCGAAGGTAGGGCTATCATAGGCCGAGATCGGAGCCCTTGACACCGGTGGGCTTGACATTTTGACTCTGGAAAGTGGCAATTCCGGAGCCAGAGAACAGTCGGCAAGGGAGATTAGCGCTCATGTGAGAGTTATAGTTACTGAAGATATCAAAGGAAGGCTGGCTCGTAGAACTCAGTTTAATAATACGTTGAGGAGCTACTCCTGGTCTCATCCTGGCGTGTGGCCGCTGTTGTAGTTAACATCGAAGAAGAATGGTCGGATAGAGCTTAAAGAAATTCGAATGCTGCTACAGGAGTAATCCCAAAACGGAAGCGCATGGATATCTCGAAAACGCAGCTCTTGAAGGCATGCTGCCGGTTGAAAGGATGTTGACAGGAGCAGGGTCCGGAGTAAGTACCTCTGTCGGCCTTACCACAGCTCTATTCCCGATATGGGATTTAAATCACGTGACAGTCAGATGACCTACTCTCAACCTTGCACTACCTGTCTTGGCACTGATGGCGGGGTCAATTTGTATCACCGTTTGATATCCAGTCAATACTGAAGTGGTTCAAAGTTTGCCGGTAAACTAGCTGTGTTCAGAGGAGATCCCTTGGGTTTACCATTTCCCAGTTGTTGGTTTTTGCTCCTAGCTGGCTGCGTCGACGAATTATCTCGCAGCTGCTCTGAACCTTAGTAGCTAATTTTCACCACTTTTCGTGAAGGGCCACTAAAGGCAGTCCCCAAGCCAACTCGTCTTCTCATATATTTCCCTTGTTATGATAGCTACGAATCAATCTGCACTAGGAAACGTGACCTTCGGATTTGTTTACGAACTACAACCCGGACTTGTCTGGTCGGATCGCGATTCTTCTCATCTTTCACTCAGCGAATATGGCACTTCCGAAGAGAATAGTAAAGGAAACTGAGCGCTTGATGGCGGAACCGTAAGCAATAAACGGAAGCCTCATTAGTTGCATGCCTATGCTAACTTTGAATTGTATCTTAAAGTGTTGCTGGCATCAATGCAGTTCCTCATGAAGATAATTTGCGATACTTTGACGTTAAAATACATGGTCCTTCTCAATCTCCATATGAAGGTAGTTGCTCTCGAAGAAACTTGAGCTCGGTGCAATGCGTTAATGCGGCTTCAGGTGGTATTTTTTCGTTAGAATTGTTTTTGCCGGATGATTATCCGATGACTCCTCCGAAAATCCGGTTCTTGACAAAAATATATCACCCGAATATAGACAGACTGGGTAGAATTTGTCTTGATGTATTGAAGAGTGAGTGTCGCCCTCGCCGCTCCACGTTGTTCCCTGTTGCTAATAGCTGATTCTATCGTTTCAGACAATTGGTCCCCTGCCCTTCAAATCCGAACAATCCTCTTGTCTATTCAGGCTCTATTAGGTGCACCGAATCCGGATGATCCACTAGCAAATGACGTCGCTCAGCGGTGGAAGGAAGATGAGCAAGCCGCTATTGAAACAGCCAAAGAATGGACAAGAAAATATGCTACTCCAGCATAGATCTTTGGCTAATAATAGAGTTAACAAAGTCCAAACGCGAACTTCGCAGAAACTTCGAATGGGATATCTTTTAAACCCTTTTTGAATAACATGGGACCCTTATTTTTGATAACGAGCCGTGAGGCGTTGAAGCCCAGGTGCATTGTGTTAGATAGCTTCCGAGATTAAACTCCGGATAGAGCGGATACATCATACTAATTTCTTTGCTATTCAACCCGATACTCAACCTGACAATCATGGTAGTTGGAGCCCAACATCAACGTGCCTCGCGGCCGGATATCGTGAGATGAAGCAAAGTAGGTAAACACCGTCTTCCCATAAATTATGCCGAGGAAAAACCAGCCTAAGCACCGTGCCTGATTCCAACGTTTTCAGCTTTGGAGGACCATCTGCCCATTTCCCATGATCTAAAATTGGTGTACAGAATCCATGTCTGTAGCCCTGTCCATTGCAATCGAGGCAGCTTGGGTCCCCATTGCGAGGTCAGTGGGAAGCCAGATGCAACGAGGACGGTCAGAATTGGTACTTGAAGGAGGGGACATTGGGCAATTAATAACCCAGAAGCCTTATTGGCAGTATCGAAATGTAGCTATGATCTCTCTGATCTGGTGATGGTCTCTTTTGCAGTGGTTCTGAGCTGGGAGTTACCCGTGCTTTTGAGGGCAGTCGAGGTCACGTGTCACACATTAGCGAAAATGGGTACCACACCAAACAACCTCACCTCATCGAAGTTGGCGGGCCATTGACGCAACGAGTAATTCGACGACCAACTTAACAGCTTCAACCTCGTTCACGACCGCTGCGCATCCCCACGATCCAAGATGCGGACCTACGACGATACCTTCAGCGGTGAGAAGATCTACCCTGGAAAGGTACGTGAAACCTGCGGCCCAAAGTCCTTAAAACGAGCGAACCGGCGCTACACTCCAACTGTGCATTGGGTCCAATCGAAGAATTCGGGCCAATTCGAGAAATCTATGCGCATATGAAGGGAGAAGCTTACCTTTTCGGTATTTCATGATTATAGGGTAAATTGTATGTCCGTGGAGACAGCAAGATCTTCAGATTCCAGAATGGCAAATCCGAATCCCTCTTCCTTCAACGCAAGAACCCTCGCCGGATCGCCTGGACCGTCCTTTACAGAAGACAGCACAAGAAGGGTATCTCTGAAGTTAGTACAACCCGATCCCTTGAGCATATGGATGGGCTGTGCGGGAACATTGAGAGTCGCGAGTCACGCTACATTTGAGGAGGCAAACAGATTACGATATGGAGAACAAAGACGGGAATATTGAAAGCATGAGGACTGGGGCTAACATGGTGATTTTCCACAATCTACAGGAAGTTGCCAAGAAGCGTACTCGCCGTACCGTCAAGCACCAGCGTGCTATCGTCGGTGCTTCCCTCGATGTGATCAAGGAACGCCGATCCATGCGCCCTGAGGCCCGTCTCGCCGCTCGCCAGGCCGCCATCAAGGaaggaaaggagaagaagcaaGCCGCTGAGAAgcagaagagagagaaggcccgcaccgccgccgccgcctcCAGAGGTCAAACTTCCAGAATCCAGAGCAAGCAAGGCGCTAAGGGTTCAGCACCAAAGGTTGCCGCCAAGACCCGTTAAGCATGGGTGAATATCGGTAGTGAAATGGGATGGTGTTACTGTTTCTTATGACACAAGGGAGTCAGAAATCTGGTGTTTGTTCTTTATTTATGAGCCTGGCATGGTCTAAATAAAACTGGATTTTAATTCCTCTGCAAAAGGGCACCCGTGGGATGATGAATTCTACGACTTGAAAGATTGGatcatgattctctttttgCGAAATTCGGTTCTCGATGCTCCTTTATGTTGTGTAGCTTAACACGCTCTTGTCTCGCAAAGAAGAGGACTCGCGCATTATCGAATTCAGGAAAAGAAATTTCCAACGGGCAAATGAACCCCGAGACGCTCTTGTTGAGTACAAGGTCCGTTAATGGATAGATGCCATTATCAATTATCAGTAATATCATTCTGCTTCACTCCTCTGTTCATACGTATTCTGCGAACCAAAGAAATTATCTACCGGGATTATAAAATCCGTTTCGACAGTAAAAAGCGCGATCCCATTCTCAGGCGGTAAGCTACCATTGCCTATCCCCGCGGTGAGACTTCCCATCGTAAGCTCGCAAGGCCTCGAACTGGGCTCTATCTAGACGCCATGATGCGGCTGCGGAGAGCAAAAGCGGTAATAGGGCAAAACCCTACTGACTCATCCGCTGACTGTCAAGTAGGGTCTTGGCATTCGCTAAACGCCTGATATTCAGAACTCTTGCTGTCGCCTTCAAGAGAGAACCCCCATCCAGCAGCTTCAGCAACTCCTCGAACTTCAGAAAAGCCGTGAGTACTACCCTCTTcatttcatcatcttcttgtcAGTGTCCAGGCGAGCAATAATTGCGTTCGTAAAGGCGTCGCACTGGCCCCCTCGCTTAACCGCCTTACCTAAGCAACTCAACGAGAAAGTGGCGCTAACTTCTCGATCCCCATCTTCACACAGATAGTTCGACAACCGCCAACTTCGAAGAGACTCCCACGTCGTCGATAATTCACAGTTCCATCGACTACCTACCGACCGCACATCATGGGTAAGGTTCACGGTTCGCTCGCTCGTGCGGGTAAAGTCAAGTCTCAGACCCCAAAGGTTAGTGGTGAAATCCTTTCTGGGAAACGCTCGTAACCCATGTCTCTCGCCGGCATCTATCGCTTAAAAGCCTTTTTTTTATCGAGAGGttttctggaagaaaaacgACGAATACGAAGCTGATTTCGGCCGCGACATAATGGAAGCGGGAGTTTTGATGGCGATTTGAATATATGCGGGGCGGGCTGACGGAGATGATTATCGAATATAGGTCGAGCCtcaagagaagaagaagactccCAAGGGCCGTGCTAAGAAGCGGTTGCAATACACCAGACGATTTGTCAATGTTACGATGACCGGTGGCAAGCGCAAGGTACGTGCGATTCCGATGCCGATATTGAAGATCGGAAATTGGGAGCTACGCCCATTTGACTTAAATCGGATGTATTTACCTAACTGAATTACTCTCGTATTTCTAGATGAACCCCAACCCAACATCGTAAAGGCCGTTACGGTGTTTTCCCTTTCCTTACGTTTTCGTCACGCGGTTCCGTTGATTTGATTTGCTCGGGAGACAACCATACGCACAGAGGTGAGAAAACGACCTCTACGGCGAAACCAGACAGGATGCTGTTCTTCAAGGCGGAAGGAAATGGCGGGAAATGTTGTTTATTGATATACACATGGAATCCTGGTCATGGGGAGGGCGTATTGTCATGGGATATCATGAATATGATTTAGTACTTCTCTCTCAAATGCTGTCGGGACGCATAcggaaagaaaagataaaagaaaatattccATTCTCGCAGCAAATCATAAACAGATCCGGAATTCGAAATTCGTCGAGGAAAGGCCTTCTTCCTGCAtgctcttctttttcttgtccTTTGGAATGAATTGATGTATATGCGAAAGATAT is a genomic window of Coccidioides posadasii str. Silveira chromosome 3, complete sequence containing:
- a CDS encoding 40S ribosomal protein eS30 (EggNog:ENOG410PRTW~COG:J) encodes the protein MGKVHGSLARAGKVKSQTPKVEPQEKKKTPKGRAKKRLQYTRRFVNVTMTGGKRKMNPNPTS
- the RPL24 gene encoding 60S ribosomal protein eL24 (EggNog:ENOG410PNQT~COG:J~BUSCO:15977at33183) produces the protein MRTYDDTFSGEKIYPGKGKLYVRGDSKIFRFQNGKSESLFLQRKNPRRIAWTVLYRRQHKKGISEEVAKKRTRRTVKHQRAIVGASLDVIKERRSMRPEARLAARQAAIKEGKEKKQAAEKQKREKARTAAAASRGQTSRIQSKQGAKGSAPKVAAKTR
- the UBC13 gene encoding Ubiquitin-conjugating enzyme 13 (EggNog:ENOG410PN27~COG:O~BUSCO:14939at33183), which produces MALPKRIVKETERLMAEPVAGINAVPHEDNLRYFDVKIHGPSQSPYEGGIFSLELFLPDDYPMTPPKIRFLTKIYHPNIDRLGRICLDVLKNNWSPALQIRTILLSIQALLGAPNPDDPLANDVAQRWKEDEQAAIETAKEWTRKYATPA